The genomic DNA GGTCTATATCTCGGGCGGGTTGTTGATTGGTGGCGCGATGGGCAATGTCATTGACCGCTTCTTTTATGGCGCTGTCGCGGATTTTCTGAACATGTCCTGCTGCGGGTTCAACAACCCTTATGCTTTCAATGTTGCGGATATCTGTATCTTCCTCGGTGCCATCGGGCTGGCCTTTCTTGCCGATGACAAAAAGAAATCGGCGTGACCTTGCGCTTGGCTTGAGCTACACAAACCCCACCAACCCTGAGGGATCATTGATGCGTGCGCTTTCCTTTTCTGTTCTGGCCCTAATTTTGGTCACCGCCTGTGGCAACACGGATCGTCCCCTGCGCGATTTGCGCTCGGCCAGTGGCGGGCCTGACGAGTTCGCCGTGATCCCGTTTGATCCGCTGGAAATCCCTGAAACGCGCGCCTTGCCTGACCCCACACCGGGCGGTGAAAACCGCGCTGATCCGACACCAAACGCTGATGCGATCCGCGCTTTGGGCGGATCACCTGCTGCAGTGTTTGCAGGCGGTATTCCTTCCGGTGATGCGGCGCTTCTGGCACGGACGAACCGATATGGCGTGGACCCGGCGATCCGCGCACAGCTTGCAGCAGAAGATGATGCGACGCTGCGTCGCGCTCGGCGCAGCAACCTGTTCAATCCCCTTGGGCGGGACAGATATTTTCCCGCATATAAGCGTCAGGCTCTTGATGCGCCAGCCGAATTGGCACGTCTTGGCGGGCTGGGCGTTGCTGTTCCGGAAATTCCTGCCGAAGCCATTAAGGCAAGAGAGCTTGCATCAGCCCCCTTGCTAGAACGGTTAGGGTTCCGTGGAGACTGTGTTTTCACAACCGAAGGATCACCGGACGGTCGCTTGCGCCGCGTCTGCCCGCCTGACGAAGAAGCAGAAGAAGAATAGGCGGACCTCACATCTGCGTATGGTGACTTGAACCAAGCGCAAAGCGGCGTACGTTCCCTTGTGTTGAACTCTGAAGGGATGCCTATGACACGCCTGTTCGCCGCTCTGCTCATGATGTTATCGGTTTCGGCCGCGCAAGCCGAAGAAGTCACGACCTATACGCTCGACAACGGCATGGAAGTGGTTGTGATCGAAGACCACCGCGCGCCGGTTGTGGTGCATATGCTCTGGTACAAAGTCGGGTCTGCAGATGAACCAGTTGGTGCCTCCGGTGTGGCGCACTTTCTTGAGCATCTGCTGTTCAAAGCGACTGATGTGCTGGAATCAGGTGAATTCTCGGCAACTGTGGCGGCCAATGGTGGCCGCGACAACGCCTTTACCAGCTATGATTACACGGCCTATTTCCAACGCATTGCCGCCGATCGGCTTGAGCTGATGATGCAGATGGAAAGCAACCGGATGAACAACCTGCGGATCACTGCAGAGGATGTCGAAACCGAACGTCAGGTCGTTCTTGAAGAACGCAATCAGCGCACCGAGAACAGCCCAAATGCGCTCGCCCGTGAACAGTTCCGCGCAGCCTTGTTCCAGAACCACCGCTATGGTGTGCCGATCATCGGCTGGAAGCACGAGATGGAAGAACTTGATTTGCAGGACGCGCTCGACTTCTACGATCTCTACTATTCACCCAATAACGCGATCCTTGTCGTGGCTGGCGATGTTGAACCGGAAGAGGTGCTTGCGCTGGCAGAAACCTACTACGGTGTCATCCCTGCCGAAGATCAGCTTCCCGCACGCGAACGCCCGCAGGAACCGCCACAGCGCGCGGAACGCCGCATCACCTATGTAGACGACCGCGTCAGCCAGCCGTTCCTCGTGCGCATGTATCTGGCACCCGAACGTGACCCGGGCGCGCAGCAAGAGGCAGCAGCCTTGGTCTATCTGGCCGAACTTTTGGGCGGTTCTCCGTTTACATCAGCGCTGGGTCAGGCGCTCCAGTTCGACACGCAGACTGCAATTTATACCAATGCCTCTTATCAAGGCGCATCATTGGATGATGGCATTTTCTCATTCGCTGTCGTCCCTGCTGACGGTGTTGCCCTGTCGGCGGCCGAAACCGCGATGGATGAGACCATCAGCGCGTTCCTAGAGGCAGAGATCGACCCTGCGCGCATGGAAAGTATTCGCACGCAGCTTCGCGCATCCGAAATCTATGCGCTTGATGATGTGCAAGGTCTTGCCCAACGCTATGGCGCGGCCCTATCGCAAAGCCTGACTGTCGCCGATGTGCAGGAATGGCCCGAGATCCTGCAATCCGTGACCGCAGAAGACATCAAAGCAGTCGCCGCCAAAGTGCTGAACCGTGATCAATCCGTGACCGGCTGGGTCGTGGCAAACCAAGAGGAGGCACGCTGATGCTGCGTATTCTGATTGCATTTTGCCTGACCGTTGTCGCCACAACGGCGCGGGCGGAACTGGACATCAAACAAGTCACTTCGCCTGGCGGAATCAATGCATGGGTTGTCGAGGAACCTGCAATCCCGTTTGTGGCTCTCGAAATCCGTATTCAGGGTGGTGGTACGCTTGACCTGCCCGGCAAGCGTGGCGCGACGAACCTGATGGCCGCACTTCTGGAAGAAGGGTCCGGCGACATGACGGCGCAAGAGTTCCAGACCGCGCTGGAAGATCTTGCCGCCAGTTTCTCATTCCGCGCATTTGACGACAGAATGCAAATTTCGGCGCGCTTCCTGACCGAAAACAAAGAAGAAGCCATCGCCTTGTTGCGGCAGGCCCTTATCGCGCCGCGCTTTGACCAAGACGCGCTGGATCGTGTGCGTGCACAGGTCATTGCGGGCATCAACAGCGATGCCAAGAGCCCCAATGCGATCGCAAGTTCAACATTCTACGCCAACGCTTTCGGTGAGCACCCATATGGGTCCAGCATTGACGGCACGATCGACTCTGTCACTGCGCTGACGCGTGACGACATGTTCGAGGCGCACCGCAATGCGCTGGTTCTTGATCGGCTTTATGTGTCCGTTGTTGGCGACACGAGCGCCGAAACCGTGGGTGCCATGCTTGATGACCTGTTGGGTGATTTGCCCGCAGAGGGCCCGCCTTTGGCCGAAGACGTGGCCTTTGGCCTGGATGGGGGGGTCACGGTTTTTGACTTTGAAACCCCTCAATCTGTGGCCTTCTTCGGACAGGCAGGCCTGAAACGTGATGATGAGGACTTTTTCGCCGCTTTCATACTGAACCACATTCTGGGTGCGGGTGGCTTTGAATCCCGCCTGATGACCGAGGTGCGTGAAAAGCGCGGCCTGACTTATGGCATCGGTACGTCCCTTGTGCCCAAATACCATGCCGAAATGATCCTTGGCTCTGTCGCCTCGTCGAACGAGACAATCGCCGAAGCCATTGCAGTGACGCGCAGTGAATGGCAACGGATGGCGCGCGAGGGTGTGACAGCGGAAGAGCTTGAAGTGGCCAAGACCTATCTGACGGGTGAATACCCTTTGCGATTTGACGGAAATGCCGAAATTGCAAGCATCATGGCAGGGATGCAGATGATCGGCCTGACGCCGGATTATGTGGTGGACCGCAACAGTTTTGTTGAAGCCGTGACGCTGGAAGACGTGAACCGTGTCGCTGCCGAATTGCTACAACCCGACGGGCTGCACTTTGTTGTGGTTGGTCAGCCCGAGGGGCTTGAATCGACGCAGTAGCCCCTCTGCGGCCCTGTTTTCCACTCGCAGAATCGCGGTGGGCCATGCTACAGATTGTGGCATGGCCACCGCAGACCCCCAAATAGAGCCGCGCCCCGTGATCCGGCAACTTGATGACGCTGCAATCAACCGGATTGCGGCGGGCGAAGTGCTGGAACGGCCTGCCTCGGCCGTCAAAGAGCTGATCGAAAACAGCGTTGATGCAGGCGCCACCCGCATTGAGGTGGTGATCGCCGATGGCGGCAAGACCCTGATCCGCGTCACAGACAACGGCTGCGGTATGACAGGCGCAGACCTTCCCTTGGCGCTCTCGCGGCACGCAACATCAAAGATCGACGGCTCTGACCTGTTGAACATCCGTTCTTTCGGCTTTCGCGGCGAAGCGCTGCCATCGTTGGGTGCAACAGGTCGCCTGACGATCACATCGCGTGCAAAAGGTGCAGATGCCGCCATGATTGCTGTCGCCGGCGGCAAGACAGAGGGTGTGAAACCGGCGGCGCTTTCCGCTGGCACCGTCATTGAATTGCGCGATCTCTTCTACGCCACCCCTGCCCGCCTGAAGTTCCTGCGCACCGACAGGGCCGAGGCACAGGCGGTCACCGATGTCGTCAAGCGGCTCGCCATGGCCGAACCTTTCATCACCTTCATTCTGCGCGATGCCTCAAACGGGGATAACCGCACGGTGTTTCGTGCCGATGCTGAAACAGGCGATCTTTTTGATGCACTGCACGGACGGTTGCAGGTGGTCTTGGGCAAGGATTTTGCCGAAAACGCCCTGCGGATCGACACCCAGCGCGATGGTTTTCACCTGACAGGCTATGCCGCGCTCCCGACCTATTCACGCGGGGCAGCAGTGGCGCAGTTCCTTTTCGTCAACGGCCGCCCTGTGCGGGACAAGATGCTGCTGGGCGCGTTGCGCGCGGCCTACATGGACGTGCTGTCGCGCGACAGGCATCCGGTGGCGGCGTTGTTCGTGGACTGCGATCCGACATTGGTGGACGTGAACGTCCACCCAGCAAAATCCGAGGTCCGTTTCCGCGATCCGGGAACTGTGCGCGGCTTGATCGTATCCGGCCTGCGACATGCCTTGGCCGACGCGGGGCACCGTGCCTCCACAACCGTGGCGAACGCGACGCTGGGCGCGATGACTCCGCAACCGGCCGCACCCCGCGTTTACCAGATGGACCGTCCCAGTTTCAGCGCACGGTCTATGACCTTTCAGGCACAGGCCCCGGGATTTGGTGAACAACCCTCTGCACGGTTTGAACCGGTGGTGGCGGATGAACCCGATCACCTGCCGCTTGGTGCTGCCCGCGCGCAGGTGCATGAAAACTATATCATCGCGCAAACCGAAAAAGGCATCGTCATCGTTGATCAACATGCCGCACACGAACGGCTGGTCTATGAGAAGCTGAAAGCACAGATGGCTGAAAACGGCGTTGCGGCGCAGGCCCTGCTGATCCCCGAAGTGGTCGAGCTTTCAGCGAACGAAGCGGCGCATTTGCTGGAAATCGCCGATGATCTGGCCAAATTCGGCCTGACCATTGAACCCTTTGGCGGCAATGCTGTGGCTGTGCGCGAGACGCCCGCAATTCTGGGCGAGGTAAACGCCGCAGCAATGATCCGCGATATTCTGGATGAACTTGCCGACCAAGGCGACAGCGCGTCGGTCCAAGCCCGGATCGAGGCAATCCTCAGCCGTGTGGCCTGTCACGGCTCGATCCGCTCTGGCAGGCGCATGCAGGCGGCGGAAATGAACGCGCTTCTCCGTGAAATGGAGGCGACGCCACTATCAGGGCAATGCAACCACGGCCGGCCCACCTATGTTGAACTCAAACTGGCCGATATCGAACGGCTTTTCGGGCGCACATGATCCAGATTGGCGAGAATATCTACGACCTCAGCGATCCCATGGTGCTTGGCGTGATCCTTGGAGGGGCAATTTTGCTCCTCGTACTAATCCTTTTGATCATGACGGTGCGCCGTGCAGGAAAATCCACAGAGGCCGTCCAGTTTGTCGCGTCACAGGTCGGGCGCTTGTCGCAGGATGTCCATTCGTTGGGGCAGGGTCAGCAACAGCTTGCAGGCAACATCAGCATCGTCAGCGAGGCGCAGGCCAATGCGCAGGTGCATGTGGTGCAGACGATGGAGGCACGTCTGGCCGAAGTGCAGGCCCAGATGGCCGAACGGCTGGCTGAAAACGCGATGAAATCGGCGCGCGCCTTGACCGAAATGCAGGAGCGCATGAAGGACACGCTGACCGGATCGTCCGAAAAGACCACCAAAAGCCTGACAGAGTTGCAAGAACGGCTGGCCACAATCGACAAGGCGCAGACCAATATTGAAAAGCTGTCGGGCGACGTGCTGTCCCTGCAGGATATTCTGTCAAACAAGCAAACACGCGGCGCGTTCGGCGAAATCCAGCTGCAGGATATCGTGTCCAAGGCCCTGCCATCGGAGAGCTACACTTGGCAGGCGACCCTTTCAAACGGCAGCAGACCCGATTGCCTCATCCACTTGCCCAATCCGCCCGGCCCTATTGTTGTTGACGCGAAATTTCCGCTTGAGGCCTACGAAGCTTTGATGGCGGCAGAGACAAAGCCGGAACGCGAACGCGCGCTGACCACCTTTGGACAGGCGATCAGAACGCACATCAAAAAGATTTCCGAAAGCTATCTGATTGAAGGCGAAACCGCCGACGGAGCGTTGATGTTCCTGCCGTCCGAGGCCGTCTATGCCGAACTCCACAGCCGCCTCCCCCATGTGGTGCGCGAAGGTTTCACCGCGCGCGTCTGGATTGTCTCGCCGACCACCTGCATGGCGACCCTGAACACGATGCGCGCCATCCTGAAAGACGCGCGGATGCGCGAACAGACGGGTGCGATCCGCAAGGAACTCGCGCTGCTGGGGGGCGATGTCGACCGTCTGGTGACGCGCGTGGGCAACCTTGACCGTCACTTTGGGCAAGCGGCAAAAGATATCGAAGATATCAAGATATCAGCCGAAAAGGCGGGCAAACGTGCGCATCGTCTGGATCAATTTGATTTTGAGGAACTGGCGCCAGAGGACTCCGCAAAGGTCGTGCCCATTATGCCACCGAAGGTCTAGCCAATGTCGCAACGTGTTTTCATCACCGCTGGCGCGGGCGGCATCGGCAAGGTGATCGCCGAGACCTATGTCGCACAAGGTGCGCAGGTATTTGTGTGCGATCAGGACCACACAGCGATTGATAACCTCACAGAGGAGATCAACGGGACGTGCGTTGACGTGACCGATGAAGCAGCATTGGACGCTTGGCTGCAAGACGGGATTGCCAGATTTGGCGGTTGCGATGTCCTGATCAACAATGCGGGTATTGCAGGACAAGCTGACCCTGTTGAGGCACTTGATCTTGCACAGTGGCGGACATGCCTTGCCGTGAACCTCGATGCGCAGATGATCACCTGCCGCGCGATCGCTCCTGTGATGAAACGCCAGAAATCTGGCGTGATTATCAATCTGTCCTCAACCTCCGGCCTCTTTGGTGCGCCGTTTCGTGCGCCATATGCTGCGGCAAAATGGGCGGTGATCGGCTTTACCAAAACCATTGCAACTGAATTGGGACCATACGGAATCCGCTGCAATGCGATCTGTCCGGGTGCGGTCAGTGGTGATCGGATGGACAGGGTACTTGCCGCCGAAGCGCAGGCGCGTGGCGTGGCTCCGCAAGATGTCTATCAGGAATATGCATCCGGCAGTTCCCTGCGCCGGTTTGCTGAACCATCAGAAATCGCGCAGCTTTGTCTTTACCTTTCCTCTGATGCAGCGAAATTTATATCAGGTCAGGCAATCGCGGTTGATGGCAACACCGAGACTTACCATTCAGTCTAGGGACCGGACGCAATAAAGGAAAAGGCGCCACAAAACCAATTGGGACGCCTTTCAATAAATTTTGCTACCGTGATTAGATGCCAATGAAACGCTGCGCGATGCGGGGAACCAAACCGTTGAACCGGAGCGGCGCATCTGTTGCGGCAAGACAGATACAATCCATACCTTCCTCAGCGACTGGCGTGTGGTTCAAATCTTCGTTGGCAACCTCAACGTCACCCGCGCCAAAGCGGTCTTCTTCGTCCGTAAAGGCGCCCTGCAGCACTAGCGTAAGCTCTGTCCCGCGGTGTCCGTGATCCGGAACAGCCGTACCTGCCGGAATCCGCAATAGGCGGACGCTGGCGTCTTTTGATGTTTTCAGTACCAGTTGGCTTACACCGCCACCGACTTTGCGCCATTTCAGACTGTCGATATCGCCTGTGACATAATCCTGAAGAGGGCCCGGGAACACGCTGTCTTTTGTACGCCGCGGTGCCGGCTTGTCCGCAAACTTGCCACTGTCAATCAAGGCGAGTGTCGCAGCCAGTGCATCCTCGGCCACATCAACAGGCGCTGTATCCATCATGACCTCGCCGCCGACGGCTTCATATTCGGCCAAGGCCGCGCGACAATCGTCACACATGCTGATGTGGGTCGCCACGACCAGATTAAAGGCCTCCGGCAGCGTACCGGCGGCATAGCCCATCAAAAGGGGCTCGGTCAGGTGATGTTTTATTTTTGTCATGTCGTTCATCATTTCATTGCGTGGCGCAGCCGATCCAACGCCAACCTAATCCGCGATTTGATTGTTCCCAGTGGCAATCCCGTCTCTGCGGCGATTTGACTATGGGTCAGCTCGCCAAAGTAGGCGCGCTCAATCAGTTTCCTTTGTTCTTCAGGCAAAGTGGCCAAGGCCTGCCCGAGCTGTTCTGTTTCTTGCTGCAGGCCGATGGCATCGGCCTGATCTGGTTCCGCTTCTGGGCCCCATGGCAAATCTTCGGGTTCAGGCCGGCGCTGTTTGCGCAGAATGTCGATCTTGCGATTTCGGGCGATTGTAAAAATCCATGTGGATACACTCGCCTTGGTCGGATCAAACATATGGGCCTTGTTCCAAAGGGTCGCCATGACCTCCTGTGTGCATTCTTCTGCCAGATCCGGGCTGGCCCCCGATTTCATTAAGAACGATTTCACGCGAGGTGCAAAATAGCCAAACAGCTCGGCGAAGGCCGCACGGTCCTGGTTATCACGCACCGCGTAGACCTGGACGACCCAAGCCATGCGTTTCGTCGTCTGTTCGGTGTTCACCTTTGATGTCTCCGCTGCGCGCTTAAGATGTGCCTTCGCACCATCATATGTGCTTGGCACGGGCAACGCATCCGCTTTTCTCAAGGTGGTTGGTTCCGTTAACATATGAGTATTACGCGCCCAATGACGGAGTGGATCACAACAGAGGTGCTTTTTTGTGATGATCCATGTAAGTGGCAGCGACGTAACAACAATAAGAAACGATCAAGCGAAACTGGAGCCCCCCACCCATGCCATTCGAAACCGGGACGATCGCGCCCAAGAAAATTGCGGTCATTGGTGCCGGTATTTCGGGAATGGGCGCTGCACATGCGCTCGCACAAAACCACCAAGTTGTGTTGTATGAAGCAGAGGGGCGTCTTGGCGGCCATGCACGCACACGGATGGCGGGCAAGAACGGCGATCAGGCTGTGGATACGGGCTTTATCGTTTTCAACTATGCCAATTACCCACATCTGACAAAGCTGTTCGGCGACCTCGATGTGCCGGTTACAAAAAGCAACATGAGCTTTGGCGCATCGTTCAGCGGAGGCCGCATGGAATATGGCCTTGCCAGCATGAACGCGCTCTTCGCCCAGCGCAGCAATATCGCAAGCCCGCGCTTTTTACGCATGGTCCGCGATATTCTGAAATTCAACGCGAAAGGCCTCGAGGCAAGTCAGGATGAGACGCTGACCATCGGCCAGTTGTTGAAGAAACTGAAACTCAGCGATTATTTCCGCGATCATTATCTGCTGCCATTTTCGGGCGCGATCTGGTCGACCCCGAAAGAAAAGATTCTCGATTTTCCTGCCTATGCAATGATGAAGTTTTTTGACAACCACGCACTTCTCAGCGCAACGGGCCAGCACCAGTGGTACACGGTTGATGGCGGGTCGCGTGAATATGTCACGCGGCTTGGGGCGGATATGATGAAACGCGGTGTTGAAACCCGTCTCGGCGCGCCAATTGATGCGGTACGCCGCACGCAGGCTGGTGCCGAAGTCAAAACAGATGGCGCGGAATGGGAGGCCTTTGACGAGGTGGTCTTTGCCACCCATTCCGACGATACGCTGGCGATGCTGTCGGACGCCACAGCCATTGAGCAATCTGTGCTCGGCGCGGTGCGGTATCAAGCCAACAAGGTGGTTCTGCACTCTGATACATCCATCATGCCCAAGCGCCGTCAGGTCTGGTCGTCGTGGATCTATTCCGAGGATGCCCAGCGCACCGATACCGAGATCAACTTGACCTACTGGATGAATTCGCTGCAGCCTTGGCTGAAAGCCGAGGAGATGATGGTCACTCTGAACAGCAATCGTCCGATCAAGGAAGAACTGATCTGGGACGAAGTCACACTGCGCCACCCCGTCTATGATCTTGAAGCGATTGCCGCACAGGACGCGGCGGCGGCGATGAACGGCGCGAACCGGACGTGGTTTTGCGGTGCATGGATGAAGAACGGGTTCCATGAGGATGGCCTGTCGAGCGCCTTGGATGTCGTGCGCTCACTCGACGCGCGTGCGCGGATGAACGTCGCGGCGGAGTGACATCCACCGTTCAACATATCGCAGCTGAGACCTACCACGGACGGCGGGGGGCGGTAAAAAACGCCTTTCGCTATTCGATCGACTATGTGTTGCTGGACGCGGAGGCCGAACTGGCAACCCCGACCCTGTTTTCGCGCAATGCAGGCAACCTGATGTCACTGCATGACAATGATCATGGTGGCGCATCCAAGGCCGGTGTCGGAGCCGCGTGGGTGCGGAACGTGCTTTCAGCTTATGAGATAGAGGATGCTGTACGTATTGAACTTCTCGCTCAGCCCCGCGTTCTGGGTCATGTGTTCAACCCTGTTTCCTTCTGGCTTTGCTATGATGCGGATGACGCGCTGACCACAGTGATTGCCGAGGTGACAAATACCTTTGGCGATCGCCATTCCTACTTGTGTCGTCATGCGGACGGCCGTGCGATCACCAAGGACGAAACACTGTCGGCACAAAAACTGATGCATGTCTCGCCGTTCCAGCCAATCGAGGGCGGCTATACGTTTCGTTTTGATATGCAGCCTGACGCGATTGGCATCTGGATTGATTATTCACGCGGCAACGGCGGGCTGATTGCCACGCTGACAGGGCCACGCAAACCCATCACCAATACAGCGATCATCAAGGCGGCGCTCCGGCGACCCTTCGGGTCTCGTCGCGTGCTGGCACTCATCCATTGGCAGGCGGTCAAACTCTGGTGGAAAGGTGCAACGTTCCGGTCGCAGCCCGAACCACCCGCCGACGAGGTGAGCCGGTGAAGGCGCTAACCGACCGCCTTCCCGCCTATTCGCTTTTCGCTGCCGTTCTCGCGGGTGCAGGCCTGCCGATCTATATATATGCGCCGAAATATTACGCCGACACCTATGGTGTCAGCCTTGCCGCACTCGGCACGCTGTTATTCGTGATGCGCCTTTTCGACATGATCCAGGACCCTGTTCTGGGCTGGCTCAGCGAACGGCTGACAAGCGCCAAGAAGCTGGTGATCACGCTGACGGCGGGTGTCATGGCGCTGTCGATGATAGGGCTTTTTGCGGTGGCGCCGCCGATCAATCCACTTTGGTGGTTCGCGATCACGGTGACAGGGCTCTTTACGGCATTCAGCTTCCTCACGATCAATTTCTACGCCCAAGGCGTCAGCAAAGCCGGCAGTGGCCCGCAAGGCCATGTGCGGCTGGCCGCGTGGCGCGAAAGCGGGGCGTTGATCGGTGTCTGCATAGCCGCCGTCGTACCCACCGTGTTGATCGGTGTGGTGGCCGATCCTTTCGCGGCCTTCGCCTACGGCTTCACCGCGCTCACCGTGGCCGCCGCCATCTTTATGTGGCCCGAGTGGAAGGAAAGGGTCAGTCAGGAACCATCGCAGATCGGTGAAATCATTCGCGACAAAACGGCACGCAAGTTGCTTGTTTTGGCCTTGGTGAATGCCACCCCCCTCGCTGTTTCTTCGACACTTTTTCTCTTTTATGTCGAGAGCAAACTGGGCGCGGTAGGCTGGGAAGGGCCCCTTCTGGTCCTGTTTTTCCTCGCCGCCGCGGTCTCTTCCCCCGTTTGGTCAGCGCTCGCGCGGCGCTTCTCGCCCAAACCCGTTTTGCTGGCCGCCATGGTGCTTGCCGTCGCTTCATTTGGTTACACCCTCACTTTATCGCCCGGTGATGTGATCCCTTTCGCGGTTATCTGCGTACTAAGTGGAGCAAGCATCGGCGCAGACCTTACTTTGCTGCCCGCGATGTTTGCGAAACGTATGGCTGCCATCTCGCCAAATGGCGGACAGGGATTTGGCCTATGGAATTTGGTGAACAAGTTCACGCTTGCCTTCGCCGCGGTGGTTTTGCTGCCGCTACTTGAACGATCCGGTTTTCAGGCCGGGGCAACCGATTTGCCCGCTGAAGCCATCACGATGCTGACGGTGCTCTATGCACTGGTGCCATCGCTATTGAAAATTTTGGCAATCGGTTTGCTGGTTGCCACAAGACTTGAGGACTAAACGATGTCGTTTATGACCTACATTCTGATCGGTGCAGCCTTGATGGCCATCGCCGTGTTCCTGCGAGAGCGTTACGTGTCGTTCTGGGCGCAGAAAACTGATGATTACGCCGACGGCCCGATCTTTGATATCCGCGAACGATTCAACGGACCGATTGTCTGCGAAGGTGTGATCTACGGGCCAACCGGCCGCGTATCATCGCGTTTCGTAGCGGATTTTGAGGCCTCGTGGAACGGCAATATCGGAACCATGAAAGAGGTCTTTCATTACGACAGTGGACAGGTGCAAGAGCGCGAATGGACACTGACCCTTGGCAATGACGGGTCGATCAAGGCTGACGCGCCTGATCTCGTCGGTTCCGGTTTTGGTGCGCAGAAAGGCTCTGCCGTTTCGCTGAACTACCGCATCAAACTGACCGAAGAGGCAGGCGGGCATGCACTTGATGTCACCGACTGGATGTATCTGATGGCCAACGGGTCAATCATGAACCGCAGCCAGTTCCGCAAGTTCGGGATCAAAGTGGCCGAACTCGTCGCCACCATGCGCCCCAAAGGCAAAGCCTACGCAGGAGAATAATTGTGAAAAACTGGCAAGGAAAACGATACTGGCTTGTAGGCGCAAGCGAGGGGTTGGGACGCGAAGTGGCGTTCTGCCTGAGCCGCGCAGGGGCCGAGGTGATCGTGTCTGCCAGATCAGAGGACCGGTTGAAGGAATTGGTCGCAGAGCTTCCCGGTAAAGCCTCTTATATCAATGTAGATGTCGCCGACCGCGCCGCGGTTGAGGCCGCCGCCAAAGAAGCAGGCGAGATTGATGGCGTTGTCTATCTCGCTGGCGTCTACTGGCCGATGAAGGCCCAGGACTGGGACAATGAGAAGGCGGACATGATGGGCGAGGTCAACTTCCTCGGCGCATCGCGTGTCGTCGGCGCGGTTATCAAGGATATGGTCGCGAAAGAGGCGGGGCACATTGTACTGGTCGGCTCGCTCTCGGGCTTCCGCGGGTTGCCCGGTGCGATCGGGTATTCTGCTTCAAAAGCAGGCCTGATGTCTTTGGCGGAATCAATGCAGGCCGATCTGCGCACCTCTCCAATTGAAGTGCAGTTGATCAACCCCGGCTTCATCAAGACCCGCCTGACCGACAAGAACGACTTTACCATGCCATTCATCATGTCGCCAGAAGATGCAGCCAAAGAGGTGTTCGAGCATATGAACACAGAAAACTTCAAGAAAAGCTTTCCCATGCTCTTCTCTTGGGTCTTCCGTTTGTCGCAATTCATGCCGGATTGGATGTATTATCGGTTGTTCGGGTCCAAGTAGTCCCGATTACCGCGGCATCGGATTGGTGGCGTTCTTGTAGGGTTTCCAGTTCCTGATCTCTGGATAATACCGCTGGCGCCAGTCCTTGACGCGTGGGTTCATGACCTTGCGCCATGCAGGCGGGACCAGCGCGATCATCGTCATCAGCGGATAACCATAGGGCAGTTGCGGCGCCTCATCGTCATCGTAGGTCTGAAGTAACGGAA from Yoonia rosea includes the following:
- a CDS encoding M16 family metallopeptidase, producing the protein MTRLFAALLMMLSVSAAQAEEVTTYTLDNGMEVVVIEDHRAPVVVHMLWYKVGSADEPVGASGVAHFLEHLLFKATDVLESGEFSATVAANGGRDNAFTSYDYTAYFQRIAADRLELMMQMESNRMNNLRITAEDVETERQVVLEERNQRTENSPNALAREQFRAALFQNHRYGVPIIGWKHEMEELDLQDALDFYDLYYSPNNAILVVAGDVEPEEVLALAETYYGVIPAEDQLPARERPQEPPQRAERRITYVDDRVSQPFLVRMYLAPERDPGAQQEAAALVYLAELLGGSPFTSALGQALQFDTQTAIYTNASYQGASLDDGIFSFAVVPADGVALSAAETAMDETISAFLEAEIDPARMESIRTQLRASEIYALDDVQGLAQRYGAALSQSLTVADVQEWPEILQSVTAEDIKAVAAKVLNRDQSVTGWVVANQEEAR
- a CDS encoding DUF3035 domain-containing protein; its protein translation is MTKRNRRDLALGLSYTNPTNPEGSLMRALSFSVLALILVTACGNTDRPLRDLRSASGGPDEFAVIPFDPLEIPETRALPDPTPGGENRADPTPNADAIRALGGSPAAVFAGGIPSGDAALLARTNRYGVDPAIRAQLAAEDDATLRRARRSNLFNPLGRDRYFPAYKRQALDAPAELARLGGLGVAVPEIPAEAIKARELASAPLLERLGFRGDCVFTTEGSPDGRLRRVCPPDEEAEEE
- the mutL gene encoding DNA mismatch repair endonuclease MutL, producing the protein MATADPQIEPRPVIRQLDDAAINRIAAGEVLERPASAVKELIENSVDAGATRIEVVIADGGKTLIRVTDNGCGMTGADLPLALSRHATSKIDGSDLLNIRSFGFRGEALPSLGATGRLTITSRAKGADAAMIAVAGGKTEGVKPAALSAGTVIELRDLFYATPARLKFLRTDRAEAQAVTDVVKRLAMAEPFITFILRDASNGDNRTVFRADAETGDLFDALHGRLQVVLGKDFAENALRIDTQRDGFHLTGYAALPTYSRGAAVAQFLFVNGRPVRDKMLLGALRAAYMDVLSRDRHPVAALFVDCDPTLVDVNVHPAKSEVRFRDPGTVRGLIVSGLRHALADAGHRASTTVANATLGAMTPQPAAPRVYQMDRPSFSARSMTFQAQAPGFGEQPSARFEPVVADEPDHLPLGAARAQVHENYIIAQTEKGIVIVDQHAAHERLVYEKLKAQMAENGVAAQALLIPEVVELSANEAAHLLEIADDLAKFGLTIEPFGGNAVAVRETPAILGEVNAAAMIRDILDELADQGDSASVQARIEAILSRVACHGSIRSGRRMQAAEMNALLREMEATPLSGQCNHGRPTYVELKLADIERLFGRT
- a CDS encoding M16 family metallopeptidase; protein product: MLRILIAFCLTVVATTARAELDIKQVTSPGGINAWVVEEPAIPFVALEIRIQGGGTLDLPGKRGATNLMAALLEEGSGDMTAQEFQTALEDLAASFSFRAFDDRMQISARFLTENKEEAIALLRQALIAPRFDQDALDRVRAQVIAGINSDAKSPNAIASSTFYANAFGEHPYGSSIDGTIDSVTALTRDDMFEAHRNALVLDRLYVSVVGDTSAETVGAMLDDLLGDLPAEGPPLAEDVAFGLDGGVTVFDFETPQSVAFFGQAGLKRDDEDFFAAFILNHILGAGGFESRLMTEVREKRGLTYGIGTSLVPKYHAEMILGSVASSNETIAEAIAVTRSEWQRMAREGVTAEELEVAKTYLTGEYPLRFDGNAEIASIMAGMQMIGLTPDYVVDRNSFVEAVTLEDVNRVAAELLQPDGLHFVVVGQPEGLESTQ